The following are encoded together in the Streptomyces rapamycinicus NRRL 5491 genome:
- a CDS encoding RbsD/FucU family protein yields MLKGLDPLLTTDLLYALAQMGHGDTVAIVDRNFPAHSVNDRVIRLDGTDVVSAGRAVLGLLPLDTFIPEPVARMGVVGDATAEPPVQTDFIAAAEEASGRPVAVEAVERHAFYARARSAFAVVITGEDRPYGCFLLTKGVLPEFSPER; encoded by the coding sequence GTGCTCAAGGGACTCGACCCGCTCCTGACCACGGACCTGCTGTACGCGCTCGCACAGATGGGACACGGAGACACCGTCGCCATCGTCGACCGGAACTTCCCCGCGCACTCCGTGAACGACCGTGTGATCCGGCTGGACGGTACCGACGTCGTCTCGGCGGGCCGGGCGGTGCTCGGGCTGCTGCCGCTCGACACGTTCATCCCCGAGCCCGTCGCGAGGATGGGGGTCGTCGGCGACGCCACCGCCGAGCCGCCCGTGCAGACGGACTTCATCGCCGCCGCGGAGGAGGCGTCGGGCCGCCCGGTCGCGGTGGAGGCGGTCGAGCGCCACGCGTTCTATGCCCGCGCCCGCTCCGCGTTCGCGGTGGTCATCACGGGCGAGGACAGGCCGTACGGATGCTTCCTGCTCACCAAGGGCGTGCTCCCGGAGTTCTCTCCGGAGCGTTGA
- a CDS encoding purine-cytosine permease family protein, with the protein MSSEAQQGRRGTTVESNGVNPVPDAERRGKPRGLFAVWFAWNISILGISYGIFVFGLGLNVWQTIVAGTVGYLISATLVGILAVGGPRTGLPTLAQTRFAFGMKGNRIPAFFAYLSNMGWKVTIITLASTTGANLFAKLWPTVFADTDGSSATSTIVLWFVLVLALTMTVSVLGHELIMKVEVWISWVTGIMTVAFLGFMVPEIEWAHLGDTPAGGPLVFIGGIIMAMTLVGLGFLNYGGDFARYLPRDTPARGVISWTVTGLSLPVVILLAVGALLVGGDSKLGAATASDPIGALTALLPMWFFVPFSVVIVISLVSAAITGMYSSGLALMAVGVPLRRSVTTAINAVIIAAGAFYLLFISTSFLATFQSFLSLIAVMMGTMGGIQLIDFIRQRRMGWNTDMANPRGYGGRDGRWTAILSLVSGTVVGLGLVTSSDPNFAKITGFLLTEQGRTGVFGSSGLGIVIALALGAALYATLTFALRLDPEPDYSLVTAGDAARGNGGVEVPAPDAADKSAAGRNAADFTER; encoded by the coding sequence ATGAGCAGTGAGGCTCAGCAAGGCCGTAGAGGCACGACCGTCGAATCGAACGGCGTCAATCCCGTTCCCGATGCCGAACGGCGCGGGAAGCCGCGCGGCCTGTTCGCCGTGTGGTTCGCCTGGAACATCTCGATCCTCGGCATCAGTTACGGCATCTTCGTCTTCGGCCTCGGTCTGAACGTCTGGCAGACGATCGTCGCCGGGACCGTCGGCTACCTCATCTCGGCCACCCTCGTCGGCATCCTCGCGGTCGGCGGGCCCCGCACCGGACTGCCGACCCTCGCCCAGACCCGTTTCGCGTTCGGCATGAAGGGCAACAGGATCCCCGCGTTCTTCGCCTACCTGTCCAATATGGGCTGGAAGGTGACGATCATCACCCTTGCCTCGACCACCGGTGCGAACCTGTTCGCGAAGCTGTGGCCGACGGTGTTCGCCGACACGGACGGGTCGAGCGCCACGTCCACGATCGTGCTGTGGTTCGTGCTCGTGCTCGCCCTGACGATGACGGTCTCCGTCCTCGGCCACGAGCTCATCATGAAGGTCGAGGTCTGGATCTCGTGGGTGACCGGCATCATGACGGTCGCGTTCCTCGGATTCATGGTGCCCGAGATCGAGTGGGCGCACCTCGGGGACACCCCCGCGGGCGGACCGCTGGTGTTCATCGGCGGCATCATCATGGCGATGACCCTCGTCGGCCTCGGCTTCCTCAACTACGGCGGCGACTTCGCGCGTTACCTCCCGCGCGACACCCCGGCGCGCGGCGTGATCAGCTGGACGGTCACCGGGCTCAGCCTGCCGGTCGTCATCCTCCTCGCCGTCGGCGCGCTTCTCGTCGGCGGGGATTCCAAGCTCGGTGCGGCCACGGCGTCCGACCCGATCGGAGCGCTCACCGCGCTCCTGCCGATGTGGTTCTTCGTTCCCTTCTCCGTCGTGATCGTCATCTCGCTCGTTTCGGCCGCCATCACCGGCATGTACAGCTCCGGCCTCGCGCTCATGGCCGTCGGCGTGCCGCTGCGCCGCTCCGTGACGACCGCGATCAACGCGGTCATCATCGCGGCGGGCGCCTTCTACCTGCTGTTCATCTCCACCTCGTTCCTCGCGACGTTCCAGTCGTTCCTGTCGCTCATCGCCGTGATGATGGGCACCATGGGCGGCATCCAGCTCATCGACTTCATCCGGCAGCGCCGCATGGGCTGGAACACCGACATGGCGAACCCGCGCGGCTACGGCGGCCGCGACGGGCGCTGGACGGCGATTCTGAGCCTCGTCTCCGGAACCGTCGTCGGCCTCGGCCTCGTGACCAGCTCCGACCCGAACTTCGCGAAGATCACGGGATTCCTCCTCACCGAGCAGGGCCGTACCGGCGTGTTCGGGTCGAGCGGGCTCGGCATCGTCATCGCCCTGGCGCTCGGCGCCGCGCTCTACGCGACCCTCACGTTCGCGCTCCGGCTGGATCCGGAGCCCGACTACTCGCTCGTGACCGCGGGAGACGCCGCTCGCGGGAACGGCGGGGTCGAGGTTCCGGCCCCCGACGCGGCCGACAAGAGCGCGGCGGGCAGGAACGCGGCCGACTTCACCGAACGCTGA
- a CDS encoding LacI family DNA-binding transcriptional regulator, with the protein MGARIGLKDVALRAGVSVPTASRVLSGVQRNVDPELALRVRNACEELGYRVNAAARALRIQSTDSLALVVPAIANAYFAELVSAYSRRLDLEGKRLVTIDTGESPETEQRQLGAMDRVLVDAVLVVPAAFERSGEAITELARSNRVVQVDRRARGVEAPSVRLDNAAGVRLLVEHLRARGRRSILMVDAQEDSSSSIERTAAFRALAGPDDRVLEMPNFTVASGTDAARLLLANPGDTDAIICTADTVALGLLTALQHAGKRVPAEYAITSFDGTYISDTAAPGLTTLGSTAERMVEASLALLDGGSDDVVLTPELVVRGSSG; encoded by the coding sequence ATGGGCGCGCGCATAGGCTTGAAGGACGTGGCGCTGCGCGCGGGGGTGTCAGTGCCGACGGCGAGCCGCGTGCTCTCCGGCGTTCAGCGCAATGTCGATCCCGAGCTGGCGCTGCGGGTGCGGAACGCATGCGAGGAACTGGGCTACCGGGTGAACGCGGCGGCGCGGGCGCTGCGGATTCAGTCGACGGATTCCCTGGCCCTTGTCGTTCCGGCGATCGCGAACGCGTACTTCGCGGAGCTGGTGTCGGCGTATTCGCGCCGCTTGGACCTCGAGGGCAAGCGGCTGGTGACCATCGACACGGGCGAGAGCCCGGAGACCGAGCAGCGCCAGCTCGGCGCCATGGATCGGGTACTGGTGGACGCGGTGCTCGTGGTGCCCGCGGCGTTCGAGCGGAGCGGCGAGGCGATCACGGAGCTCGCGCGGTCCAACCGCGTCGTGCAGGTCGACCGCCGGGCACGAGGCGTCGAAGCGCCGTCGGTACGGCTCGACAACGCGGCGGGGGTCCGCCTGCTCGTGGAACACCTGCGGGCGCGGGGCCGCCGCAGCATCCTGATGGTCGACGCCCAGGAGGACTCCTCGTCGAGCATCGAGCGCACGGCCGCGTTCCGCGCGCTCGCCGGACCGGACGACCGGGTGCTGGAAATGCCGAACTTCACGGTGGCGAGCGGCACCGACGCGGCGAGGCTCCTGCTCGCGAACCCCGGCGACACAGACGCGATCATCTGCACCGCCGACACCGTCGCGCTCGGCCTGCTGACGGCGCTTCAGCACGCCGGTAAACGGGTGCCTGCCGAATACGCGATCACGAGCTTCGACGGTACGTACATCTCCGACACCGCCGCGCCGGGGCTCACCACCCTGGGCTCGACCGCCGAGCGCATGGTCGAGGCCTCCCTCGCCCTCCTCGACGGCGGCAGCGATGACGTCGTCCTGACACCCGAGCTCGTGGTCCGCGGTTCCAGCGGCTGA
- a CDS encoding geranyl diphosphate 2-C-methyltransferase, protein MTSTDLSADVATSAGASMFIPAPASPYQGDIARYWDREARPVNLRLGDVDGLYHHHYGIGDVDRTALGDAGDSTYEKKLIAELHRLESAQAELLLDHLGPIERDDTLVDAGCGRGGSMVMAHQRFGCRVEGVTLSAKQADFANQRARELGIEDHVRARVCDMLGTPFETGRAAASWNNESTMYVDLEDLFAEHSRILAIGGRYVTITGCWNPRYGQPSKYVSQINAHFECNIHSRREYLRAMADNRLVPQAVIDLTPATLPYWELRATSSLVTGIEKAFINSYKDGSFQYLLIAADRV, encoded by the coding sequence GTGACCAGCACCGACCTCAGCGCCGACGTCGCCACCTCCGCCGGCGCTTCCATGTTCATCCCGGCCCCGGCGAGTCCCTACCAGGGGGACATCGCCCGCTACTGGGACCGCGAGGCCAGGCCGGTGAACCTGCGTCTCGGCGATGTCGACGGCCTTTACCACCACCACTACGGCATCGGAGACGTCGACCGCACCGCCCTCGGCGACGCCGGCGACAGCACATACGAGAAGAAGTTGATCGCCGAGCTCCACCGCCTGGAGTCGGCACAGGCCGAACTCCTCCTGGACCACCTCGGCCCCATTGAACGTGACGACACACTCGTTGACGCCGGCTGCGGCCGCGGCGGCTCGATGGTCATGGCCCACCAGCGCTTCGGATGCCGGGTCGAGGGCGTCACACTGTCGGCCAAGCAGGCCGACTTCGCCAATCAGCGCGCCCGCGAACTCGGCATCGAGGACCACGTCCGCGCCCGTGTCTGCGACATGCTCGGTACGCCCTTCGAGACCGGGCGGGCCGCGGCCTCGTGGAACAACGAGTCAACCATGTACGTGGACCTGGAAGACCTCTTCGCCGAGCACTCCCGCATCCTCGCGATCGGCGGGCGCTATGTGACCATCACCGGCTGCTGGAACCCGCGTTACGGCCAGCCCTCGAAGTACGTCTCCCAGATCAACGCGCACTTCGAGTGCAATATCCACTCCCGCCGGGAATACCTGCGCGCCATGGCAGACAACCGCCTCGTACCGCAGGCCGTCATCGACCTCACTCCCGCGACCCTGCCCTACTGGGAGTTGCGGGCCACGTCCTCACTGGTCACAGGCATTGAGAAGGCGTTCATCAACTCCTACAAGGACGGTTCCTTCCAGTACCTGCTCATCGCCGCCGACCGCGTCTGA
- a CDS encoding family 2 encapsulin nanocompartment cargo protein terpene cyclase, with protein sequence MASQGQLGAPAASVPADLDGFLNVCPFLFPGDTHTSHPTPAQPTEEPCMPAPEPSSPQSASADVERILRGPSGLGTAGLRLVRREEPPTPPAPSAVPAEGDPIPGLYHHPVPEPDPVRVEEVGRRIKAWALDEVDLYPEEWEEQFDGFSVGRYMVACHPDAPTVDHLMLATRLMVAENAVDDCYCEDHGGSPIGLGGRLLLAHTALDALHTTQEYQPRWAESLHSDAPRRAYRSAMEYFVRASTPSQADRFRHDMARLHMGYLAEAAWAQTDHVPEVWEYLAMRQFNNFRPCPTITDTVGGYELPADLHAQPAMQRVIALAGNATTIVNDLYSYTKELASPGRHLNLPVVIAEREGRSERDAYLKAVEVHNDLMHDFEAEAAAVAVAFPVPALRRFLRGVAAWVDGNHYWHQTNTFRYSLPDFW encoded by the coding sequence ATGGCTTCTCAGGGCCAACTGGGTGCACCAGCCGCTAGTGTTCCTGCGGATCTGGACGGATTCCTGAATGTTTGCCCCTTCCTCTTTCCCGGTGACACGCACACCAGCCACCCCACCCCAGCCCAGCCCACCGAGGAGCCATGCATGCCCGCCCCCGAGCCTTCCTCTCCGCAATCGGCGAGTGCCGACGTCGAACGGATCCTGCGTGGTCCGAGCGGCCTCGGCACGGCGGGCCTGCGCCTGGTCCGGCGCGAGGAGCCGCCGACGCCACCGGCGCCGTCGGCGGTTCCAGCGGAAGGCGACCCGATCCCGGGCCTGTACCACCACCCGGTGCCGGAGCCCGACCCCGTGCGGGTGGAGGAGGTCGGCCGCAGGATCAAGGCCTGGGCACTGGACGAGGTCGACCTGTACCCCGAGGAGTGGGAGGAGCAGTTCGACGGCTTCTCCGTGGGGCGTTACATGGTCGCCTGCCATCCGGACGCTCCCACCGTCGACCACCTGATGCTCGCCACGCGCCTGATGGTGGCGGAGAACGCGGTGGACGACTGCTACTGCGAGGACCACGGAGGCTCGCCCATCGGCCTCGGCGGACGCCTGCTGCTGGCGCACACCGCCCTTGACGCCCTGCACACCACGCAGGAGTACCAGCCGCGATGGGCGGAGTCGCTCCACTCGGACGCGCCCCGGCGCGCCTACCGGTCCGCCATGGAGTACTTCGTCCGGGCGTCCACTCCCTCCCAGGCCGACCGGTTCCGGCACGACATGGCCCGGCTGCACATGGGGTACCTCGCCGAGGCCGCCTGGGCTCAGACGGACCACGTCCCCGAGGTGTGGGAGTACCTGGCGATGCGCCAGTTCAACAACTTCCGTCCGTGCCCCACCATCACCGACACCGTCGGCGGCTATGAACTACCGGCCGACCTGCACGCCCAGCCCGCCATGCAGCGGGTCATCGCGCTCGCCGGAAACGCCACCACCATCGTGAACGACCTGTACTCGTACACCAAGGAACTCGCCAGTCCGGGGCGGCATCTGAACCTGCCCGTGGTGATCGCCGAACGCGAGGGCCGCTCCGAACGCGACGCCTATCTGAAGGCGGTCGAGGTCCACAACGACCTCATGCACGACTTCGAGGCCGAAGCCGCGGCCGTGGCCGTCGCCTTCCCCGTCCCGGCCCTGCGGCGCTTTCTCCGGGGCGTGGCCGCGTGGGTTGACGGCAACCACTACTGGCACCAGACCAACACCTTCCGCTACAGCCTGCCCGATTTCTGGTAA
- a CDS encoding flavin-containing monooxygenase, whose protein sequence is MSEETEVVVVGAGQAGVAMSEHLGAHGVPHIVLERHRIAERWRSERWDSLVANGPAWHDRFPGLEFSDVDPGVHPGAFASKDQIADYFVTYAEKIGAPIRCGVEVTSVRKPPGRPGFRVETSEGPIDARFVVAATGPFQRPVIPPVVPDGAVPVQLHSSAYRNPEQLPEGAVLVVGAGSSGVQIADELRRSGRRVLLSVGPHDRPAREYRGRDFCWWLGVLGRWDAETPPQGAEHVTIAVSGARGGHTVDFRALAADGIELVGLTASYDGGVLRFAPDLATNIALGDAKYLELLRAADEYVERNGLDLPEEPAAHVLGPDPAGVADPRLELDLAGAGVTSIVWATGFATDYSWLEVDAFDEHGRPDQRRGVSSEPGVYFLGLPWLSRRGSSFIWGVWHDARYVADHITTQRGYLAYGTGDRPGATPAAWKN, encoded by the coding sequence TTGAGTGAAGAGACCGAAGTAGTCGTCGTCGGGGCGGGCCAGGCGGGCGTGGCGATGAGCGAGCACCTGGGGGCCCACGGTGTGCCGCACATCGTGCTGGAGCGGCACCGTATCGCCGAGCGGTGGCGGTCGGAGCGGTGGGATTCCCTGGTGGCGAACGGGCCCGCGTGGCACGACCGGTTTCCGGGGCTGGAGTTCTCCGACGTCGACCCCGGCGTCCACCCCGGCGCCTTCGCCTCGAAGGACCAGATCGCGGACTACTTCGTCACGTACGCCGAGAAGATCGGTGCCCCGATCCGGTGTGGTGTCGAGGTGACCTCGGTGCGCAAGCCCCCCGGTCGGCCCGGCTTCCGGGTCGAGACCTCGGAGGGCCCCATCGACGCGCGCTTCGTCGTGGCCGCGACCGGGCCGTTCCAGCGGCCCGTGATCCCGCCCGTCGTCCCGGACGGCGCCGTTCCCGTGCAGCTCCACTCCAGCGCGTACCGCAATCCGGAGCAGCTTCCCGAGGGCGCGGTCCTCGTGGTCGGGGCCGGGTCCTCGGGGGTGCAGATCGCCGACGAGCTGCGCCGGTCCGGCCGCAGGGTCCTCCTCTCCGTCGGCCCGCACGACCGTCCCGCCCGCGAGTACCGCGGACGTGACTTCTGCTGGTGGCTCGGTGTGCTCGGGCGCTGGGACGCGGAGACGCCTCCCCAGGGCGCCGAACACGTCACCATCGCGGTCAGCGGCGCCCGCGGCGGCCACACCGTGGACTTCCGCGCCCTGGCCGCCGACGGCATCGAGCTCGTCGGCCTGACCGCGTCCTACGACGGCGGCGTGCTGCGCTTCGCGCCGGATCTCGCCACGAACATCGCGCTCGGCGACGCCAAGTACCTCGAACTCCTCCGGGCGGCCGACGAGTACGTCGAGCGCAATGGGCTCGACCTCCCCGAGGAGCCGGCCGCCCACGTCCTCGGGCCGGACCCGGCAGGTGTGGCCGACCCCCGGCTGGAGCTCGACCTGGCCGGGGCCGGGGTCACCTCGATCGTCTGGGCGACGGGCTTCGCCACCGACTACAGCTGGCTCGAGGTCGACGCGTTCGACGAGCACGGCAGGCCGGACCAGCGGCGCGGCGTGTCGTCCGAGCCCGGCGTCTACTTCCTGGGCCTGCCCTGGCTGTCCCGCCGCGGATCGAGCTTCATCTGGGGCGTCTGGCACGACGCCCGATACGTCGCCGACCACATCACGACCCAGCGGGGCTACCTCGCGTACGGCACCGGCGACCGGCCCGGCGCCACGCCGGCCGCCTGGAAGAACTGA
- a CDS encoding RidA family protein gives MTSTSEGRRAKAAKAPIVAGGHTRIRPFNTRDTYPEQNLDNDLCQAVVAGNTVYVRGQIGQNLDTSESVGIGDAEAQAEQAMANIRTLLEEAGSRMEHLVKLTIYLIDPRYREAVYRTVGRWTKGVHPISTGLVVSALARPEWLCEIDAVAVLPEEEQA, from the coding sequence ATGACATCCACGAGCGAGGGCCGCCGGGCGAAGGCCGCCAAGGCCCCGATCGTCGCCGGCGGGCACACCCGGATCCGCCCGTTCAACACCCGCGACACCTATCCCGAGCAGAACCTCGACAACGACCTCTGTCAGGCCGTCGTCGCCGGTAACACCGTGTACGTACGGGGCCAGATCGGCCAGAACCTCGATACCAGCGAGTCCGTGGGCATCGGTGACGCCGAGGCGCAGGCCGAACAGGCCATGGCGAACATCAGGACGCTGCTCGAAGAGGCGGGCAGCCGGATGGAGCACCTGGTCAAGCTGACCATCTATCTGATCGACCCGCGCTACCGCGAGGCGGTGTACCGCACCGTGGGCCGCTGGACCAAGGGCGTCCACCCGATCTCCACCGGCCTGGTGGTGTCGGCCCTGGCCCGTCCGGAGTGGCTGTGCGAGATCGACGCCGTCGCCGTGCTCCCCGAGGAGGAGCAGGCATGA
- a CDS encoding DUF1028 domain-containing protein, translating into MTFSLVVRDGERFGIVASSSSPAVAARVAHLRPGVGAAASQNVTDPTLGTSLLEELADHGDAERALAAVTGAARNAKSIAYRQLTVVGRSGPGSAYSGSHTLGTYASATAEGAVAAGNMLCGEHIPGVLLDAYSAAPGELEERLVSALKAAVAAGGEEGPVHSAGLAVVADVDWRVTDLRVDWADDPVDRLAELLAVWLPQRDDYVRRGLDPASAPSYGVPGDR; encoded by the coding sequence ATGACGTTCTCCCTGGTGGTCCGCGACGGCGAGCGGTTCGGCATCGTGGCCAGCTCGTCCAGTCCGGCGGTCGCCGCCCGGGTCGCCCATCTGCGGCCCGGGGTCGGCGCGGCGGCTTCGCAGAACGTCACCGACCCCACGCTCGGCACAAGCCTGTTGGAGGAACTGGCGGACCACGGCGACGCGGAACGCGCGCTGGCCGCGGTCACCGGCGCGGCGCGCAACGCGAAGTCCATCGCCTACCGTCAGCTGACCGTGGTGGGCCGCTCCGGGCCCGGGTCCGCCTACAGCGGTTCGCACACCCTGGGCACGTACGCCTCGGCCACCGCCGAGGGCGCGGTGGCGGCCGGCAACATGCTGTGCGGCGAGCACATCCCCGGCGTGCTCCTCGACGCGTACTCCGCCGCTCCGGGGGAGCTGGAGGAGCGACTGGTCAGCGCCCTGAAGGCGGCCGTCGCGGCCGGTGGCGAGGAGGGGCCGGTGCACTCCGCGGGCCTCGCGGTCGTCGCGGACGTGGACTGGCGGGTGACCGATCTGCGCGTGGACTGGGCCGACGACCCGGTCGACCGGCTCGCCGAACTCCTCGCCGTCTGGCTGCCGCAGCGGGACGACTACGTGCGCCGTGGACTCGATCCCGCCTCCGCCCCCTCCTACGGCGTACCGGGCGATCGGTGA
- a CDS encoding M20 family metallopeptidase has product METMGTPGPLKEAVRHEVDRHAEELIRLSERLHADPETAWEEHRAAAAVPEPLDRAGFDVTSSYLGLDTAFRARFGSGPVRIALCAEYDALPGLGHACGHNLIAASSVGAALGLAAVADDAGLTVEVYGTPAEEGGGGKIEMLDRGAFAGVDLAMMAHPAPVDVAEARPFAVSHSRVSYTGRSAHAAAYPEAGINAADAFTVAQVAIGLLRQQLPSSARVHGVVTHAGDAPNAIPERTTGRWYVRAETLAELARLEPRVMRAFEAGALATGCELETEPESKPYAEFRNDETALGHYRANALALGREFAPPGQAARMNRASTDMGNVSQMVPAIHPYIGIGSLPATNHQHEFAAFCVGGTAQRALLDGATALAWTGVDRSPARYASH; this is encoded by the coding sequence ATGGAGACGATGGGGACGCCGGGGCCGCTCAAGGAGGCCGTCCGGCACGAGGTCGACCGGCACGCCGAGGAGCTGATCCGGCTGTCCGAGCGGCTGCACGCCGACCCGGAGACCGCCTGGGAGGAGCACCGGGCGGCGGCCGCCGTACCCGAGCCGCTGGACCGCGCCGGATTCGACGTCACCTCCTCCTACCTGGGCCTGGACACCGCCTTCCGCGCCCGGTTCGGCAGCGGGCCGGTCCGGATCGCGCTGTGCGCCGAGTACGACGCGCTGCCCGGCCTCGGCCACGCGTGCGGGCACAATCTCATCGCGGCGAGCTCGGTCGGCGCCGCACTGGGGCTGGCCGCCGTCGCCGACGACGCGGGCCTCACCGTCGAGGTCTACGGCACCCCGGCGGAGGAGGGCGGCGGCGGCAAGATCGAGATGCTCGACCGGGGCGCCTTCGCCGGGGTGGACCTGGCGATGATGGCGCATCCGGCGCCGGTCGACGTCGCCGAGGCCCGTCCGTTCGCGGTCAGCCACTCCAGGGTCTCCTACACCGGCAGATCCGCGCACGCCGCGGCCTACCCCGAGGCCGGGATCAACGCGGCCGACGCCTTCACCGTGGCCCAGGTCGCCATCGGGCTGCTCCGCCAGCAACTGCCGTCCTCCGCCCGGGTGCACGGTGTGGTGACCCACGCCGGGGACGCCCCGAACGCCATCCCGGAGCGGACCACCGGCCGCTGGTACGTCAGGGCGGAGACCCTCGCCGAACTGGCCCGGCTCGAACCACGGGTCATGCGGGCCTTCGAGGCGGGCGCCCTCGCCACCGGGTGCGAGCTGGAGACCGAGCCGGAGAGCAAGCCGTACGCGGAGTTCCGTAACGACGAGACCGCCCTCGGCCACTACCGCGCGAACGCCCTCGCCCTGGGGCGGGAGTTCGCACCGCCCGGGCAGGCCGCCCGGATGAACCGCGCCTCCACCGACATGGGCAACGTCTCGCAGATGGTGCCCGCCATCCACCCCTACATCGGCATCGGCTCGCTGCCCGCCACCAACCACCAGCACGAGTTCGCCGCGTTCTGCGTGGGCGGGACGGCCCAGCGGGCGCTGCTCGACGGGGCGACGGCGCTGGCCTGGACCGGTGTGGACCGGAGCCCGGCCCGATACGCGAGCCACTGA
- a CDS encoding MFS transporter, translating to MPTTHTDVTTTEVEVATDAVALRRSVAAGAVGVFVHWFDWAAYAYLAGTVATVFFPDENSTTGLLAVFGVFAVSFGVRPIGAMVFGPLGDRIGRKRTLSLVIFMMSGATLTIGLLPGYAAIGVGAPVLLVILRLIQGFAAGGEFGSAASFLAESAPRRRRGFGVSWLEVGSLLGFLAGSCVYLLLSTGLDEAQLTSWGWRVPFLISAPLGVIGFIIRNKIEDTPEYRTLEANDTVPRTPVRELLRHHKRQLLQAAGLMAAMHVPFYAVLTYLVTYETDHLGHSAGSAALLSTAISLLGLVLVPVFGLLSDRVGRKPVFVGATTALLVAATPAFLLMRTGLAGTWVAGLLLGVILAAILGTYAVWSAEIFPTRTRQSGLSIAYNLTAALFAGTVPYLMTVLISATGSTLLPGPYLMVFAAGGLIAALSLKETTGSALLRPEDVADAPPERP from the coding sequence ATGCCCACCACTCACACCGACGTCACCACGACCGAGGTCGAGGTGGCCACCGACGCCGTCGCACTGCGCAGAAGCGTTGCCGCGGGAGCCGTCGGCGTGTTCGTGCACTGGTTCGACTGGGCCGCCTACGCGTATCTCGCCGGTACCGTCGCGACCGTGTTCTTCCCGGACGAGAACAGCACCACCGGACTGCTCGCCGTGTTCGGCGTGTTCGCCGTGTCCTTCGGCGTCCGGCCCATCGGTGCCATGGTGTTCGGGCCGCTCGGCGACCGGATCGGCCGCAAGCGCACGCTGTCGCTGGTCATCTTCATGATGTCCGGCGCGACCCTGACCATCGGTCTGCTGCCCGGCTACGCCGCGATCGGGGTCGGTGCCCCGGTGCTCCTGGTGATCCTGCGCCTGATCCAGGGATTCGCGGCGGGCGGCGAGTTCGGCAGCGCGGCGAGCTTCCTCGCCGAGAGCGCCCCCCGGCGCCGTCGCGGATTCGGGGTGAGCTGGCTGGAGGTCGGCTCCCTGCTGGGCTTCCTCGCCGGTTCGTGCGTCTATCTGCTGCTGTCGACCGGGCTCGACGAGGCCCAGCTGACCTCCTGGGGCTGGCGCGTCCCCTTCCTCATCTCCGCGCCGCTCGGCGTCATCGGCTTCATCATCCGCAACAAGATCGAGGACACCCCCGAGTACCGGACACTCGAGGCCAACGACACCGTGCCGCGCACCCCCGTACGGGAGCTGCTCCGCCACCACAAGCGGCAGTTGCTCCAGGCGGCGGGCCTGATGGCGGCCATGCACGTGCCCTTCTACGCGGTGCTGACGTACCTGGTCACCTACGAGACCGACCACCTGGGGCACTCGGCCGGCAGCGCCGCCCTGCTGTCCACGGCGATCTCGCTGCTGGGGCTGGTGCTGGTCCCGGTGTTCGGGCTGCTGTCCGACCGCGTGGGACGCAAACCGGTCTTCGTCGGCGCCACCACGGCCCTCCTGGTCGCCGCCACCCCCGCGTTCCTCCTCATGCGGACCGGGCTCGCCGGGACCTGGGTCGCCGGGCTGCTGCTCGGCGTGATCCTCGCCGCGATCCTCGGCACCTACGCGGTGTGGTCGGCGGAGATCTTCCCCACCCGCACCCGCCAGAGCGGCCTGTCCATCGCCTACAACCTCACCGCCGCCCTGTTCGCGGGCACGGTGCCGTACCTGATGACCGTGCTCATCTCCGCGACCGGCTCCACCCTGCTGCCCGGCCCCTACCTGATGGTGTTCGCCGCCGGCGGTCTCATCGCCGCCCTGTCCCTGAAGGAGACCACCGGATCCGCCCTGCTGCGCCCCGAGGACGTCGCCGACGCGCCCCCTGAGCGCCCATAG